The Penaeus vannamei isolate JL-2024 unplaced genomic scaffold, ASM4276789v1 unanchor845, whole genome shotgun sequence genome includes the window GGAAGGgcgactgggggggagggggggaagggggaattttACTCCCCCCGCCTACGCCCTGGCAGCCCCCAACCCCCGCGGAAGCCGGGGGCAAACCTTTTGGGGAACCCCTCAGGTGATCATTGGGCCCCACAGgctgccacccccttttatatggggcaatgctggtgggggtggcagaggttgTGTCCGCCTGGAGCAACCACCCGAAATTTAACCTCAGGCGAGCTATCTGGGTAGGAGCTTGGAACATCCGGTCTTTACAGCAGATGAACGATTATCAAGAGAACCGAAGTGATCAGTATGGGTGGTTACACTTACTACTGATTGGGCCAGAGCGATGGTCagcatctccagggagtagccatagccatcttcAGCCGACTTTGACCTTCGTTAATAGAGGTTTATCTAGTTGACAAACGTTTTATGGCAATGAAACTAAACCATGCTTTTTGCTTTGTCTCAGAttttgtgtacgctcctaccgatacTGAAGAAATATCGGCAAACTCACATTTGTGCCAGATAAAAGCCCCCAACAAGACATTCATATTGTACTGGGTGACTTCAGAGCAGCATCCAGATGTAATCTCAATAGCGAGAACAGCCTTCTTCTCCCAGACTTTACTAGGTCCCagagattgaggatttctggctccaaCCTGTATTGCGGGACTTGGTATAGTGATATGATTACTGTGGCACAGAAAATCGACCTCATTCTTATTAGTACTCACTATGTGATCCTTCAGAACTGCTGAGTTTACTGGAGTGcggagttctgtggtactgacgaTAGATTGGTTGCGGTAACAATACGTGTCCACTTCATAACCTCCCGTCTCCCCAGTGGCCACTCTAGGGTGTTGTGGTGTAAATAGACGCTTCTGTTGACTTGTTTCTttaattagaaggaaaaaaataggttcATAAATGGATCATAAGGCAATACTGCGGAAGTGCGTCCGCAAAGCGCGAGGGCGACCAGACGACTGACTCACCGGCAGTTGCCCGGCGCGCTTGCCCCTCCCAAGGGATGGTTAACATGTTCATACATGCACTGCACACATACTGCGTATACAACAAAGCATGTAACACGTGACACATAAAAAATTGACGCAATTAATAAACAGGCCCCCAGTCACATAACATTACGGGTGTTCCAATTGGACTGACTGAGGGAGGAGTGTGAATGGAGGTTCTCGTGCAGGAGCttctgatcggttcacagtgcTCGAAGACCTACCGGATCCTGTAGTTCCTTGCGACTCCTTTAattgtgaaacactcgatgcaacCAAAGAGTTCATTGGTGAATGCCCGAGGATAAGGCAAAATTTCATCTCGCTGGAGACACTGAAAGCCACAGATGTCTGTTGCATGGTTTGTTTTCACGTCAATCAGGATGTGTGCCGTTGCTTGCTGCACAGAATTCAGACactgctgagaagggataaggaacagttcatctGAATCTTCTGAGGAGGTTCAAGGAAACGACCTTCGTGCTGCCTACCAAGCCATAAGAAAACTGAACTCATCATGTTGGGTTCGtgagcattgggctgagtatttagAGCAACTGCTTCAGGTAGATCCTCCAGCAGTTAGTCTAGATGCTAGTGGTGTCGTGATCTCTGTGCCAGACCAGCCCATGAGTGAGGAAACTCCTATCCTAACTGAGATCATCTTAAAGGCTGGGAGTGAGCCTATGGCACAGAGCTTGCAAACTGTCCTGAGTGCCATCTGGCAGTCTTGTTCCATTCCCTCGGACCTGCTGAGGAGCTTGGTTCTCcccctctggaaggggaaagatcATTGTGATAATAGCACCTACAGTGGCATCGCACTTCTCGGTATACCAAACAAGGGTTTCGCCCACATTCTTCCGAAGAGGATCCATGACCACCTACCGAGGCACTAAATATCAGAGTGCTCTGAATTCACTCCTGGCAAATCCATAGTAGACCATAACCTGGCTAATCAAATCACTGTGATACGCTGTTGTGAGTTTGGCTGAGTTGTTTGCatcctacatcgatctcaagaaggcgtttgacagTGCATTGTGGATTGCTAGGAGAGAATCTGATACTCAGGGGAGTTATTggtttaatagcaagcctatataatGGTACTGAAAGTTCTGTAAAGTGTGGTGAAGGCATGTCGAGCTTCTTCcttgttaactcaggagtgagtcaaggctgtgtccttgcgccaacacttttcaacacttgcatggactggataatgggcagagctactattcgaagtcaatgtggagcaacactgggcaatatcaaagtcacggaccttgactttgccgatgatgttgatgtcctatctgagtctctggaatctctattggtggctcttgatgcattccaCAATAAAGTGAAGGCCCTGGGCTTACAGGTCTCCTGGATCCAGAATTTAGGGGCCTTTTAggggaacctgttcagtcagtacatgCTTGTGGCGAGAATGTTgacgtcacagagagctttagaTATCTCGGAAGTATATTTCATGTCCCTGGGCTGTATGATCAGGAAGTCAATAgatggattggtctggcagccagagccatgaactcagtcaacaagacCATTTGAAGGTAGCTGTGAAGAAGGACCAAGTTATGTCTTTTCCAAGGCCTTGATACTGCAAGTTTCCCCTCTATGATTTcgaaacctggacgctatctagtgccttggagtcacgtctcggTGCCTTTTGTAAGAAGTCCctacgccagatcatggggtacagttggcaggaccatgtgtccgaCCGACGGCTGGACTGCAAGACGCATGGGGCCTGTTACTTACATACTCCGTGACTGCCAACTTGGGATATACGGGCACCTAGTTCGTTTCCCTGTGGATGCTGCTGGCTATCAGGTTGTCTTTTTACGAGACAATCCTGCGTAGAGAAGGCCCCTGGTCATGATAAAAAAGGTAGGTCGTACTTCATTAAAGAGACAAGAACCCGCAAAATTTCTTGGTATTTCCTTAGATTTTCATTTAAGATGGAAAGAGCACATTAATTATATTCAGTGTAAATTTAAGTAAACTGAGTGGGTTGATGTATCACACAAAACAAGTGTTAGGTACAAAGGCCCTAACTTGCTTATATGATGCCTTGATATACCCGTACTTGACATGTGGGCAAAATGAGGaacaactcacacaaacactctaaAGCCCATAATCACAATGCAGAAACGAGAGATAACAACCATCTTGGGATTGAAAAAATAAGACCATACTAATGACGGCTTCCTGCAGCTAAAATGATTGAAATATAGTGGCATAATTACTTATTACTGCTGCTTgcatgtttatgaatgtatgaatattggAAATAATATGTTTAATACCAGAGCAAACGAAAGGTATAACACACGAAATGATAACCTTTTAACTGTCCTACTCATGAGGTCTCAACAGTCACAAACGAGTATCATGTCACGGGCTTTTATTacggaataataaataataaatagataataaataataaataagagtaatgaataagaataataaataagagtAAGAGAATGCGCAACATTACCCTCCTTTAAAAACACACTGAAACAATATTTGTTATCCAACATACTTTCTAACCTGTCAATTGTATAACTGCTGTGTAATATATTTAATTTGTCTAATTTTCTagtaatacatgtatatttacttcGGTTCAAAAATGTAAATGTACCTTATGTAACAACTTATTATGTATTTACCTGTCTTTATGTTGGTATTAGGTATTCCATTGTTAAACATCCATAATTGTTGTACCAGGAGCCTTCCGAAACTCCCGGAGGGCTCAGCCACGTTGTATAATGTATGAAGCTTTTGTATTTGCAGTTTTTggttaaataaattatttgattctgatgaTTCTGAACCAGGAAGTCGTGGCTGGGGCAGGTCGACCAGAACTGTCATGAGGAGCTGGAGGGGGGATCGAGGACCTGCctggaggaaccccttgaggaaccccttgaggaaccccttgaggaaccccttgaggaaccctttgaggaaccccttgaggaaccccttgaggaaccccttgaggaaccccttgaggaacccctcgaggaaccccttgaggaaccccttgaggaaccccttgaggaaccccttgaggaaccccttgaggaacccttcgaggaaccccttgaggaaccccttgaggaacccctcgAGGAacccccttgaggaacccctagaggaaccccttgaggaaccccttgaggaacacCCCTGgtggaaccccttgaggaaccccttgaggaaccccttgaggaaccccttgaggaaccccttgaggaacccttcgaggaaccccttgaggaaccccttgaggaacccctcgAGGAacccccttgaggaacccctagaggaaccccttgaggaaccccttgaggaacccctggaggaaccccttgaggaaccccttgaggaaccccttgaggaaccccttgaggaaccccttgaggaacctcttgaggaaccccttgaggaacccttGGAGGAACCCctggaggaaccccttgaggaaccccttgaggaaccccttgaggaacccctcgaggaaccccttgaggaacccttGGAGGAACCCctggaggaaccccttgaggaaccccttgaggaaccccttgaggaacctcttgaggaaccccttgaggaacccttGGAGGAACCCctggaggaaccccttgaggaaccccttgaggaacccctagaggaaccccttgaggaaccccttgaggaacctcTTGAGGAACCCctggaggaaccccttgaggaaccccttgaggaacccctcgaggaaccccttgaggaaccccttgaggaaccccttgaggaaccccttgaggaaccccttgaggaacccccgcggttggaagtgaagggtggatgcggttcTGCGACCCAGTTGGTGTCAGCCCCAGTGAGTGATTTGGTTACTCTTATGATCATCAAGATTATTATGCTTAGTTTTACTATCTTTGTTTATAtccactaatctctctctctctctctctctctctctctctctctctctctctctctctctctctctctctctctctctctatctatctatctctctctctctcccccaccctctctctctctctctgtctctctctctctctctctctctctctctctctctctctctctctatatatatatatatatatatatatatatatatatagatgcacacacacacacacacacacacacacacacacacacacacacacacacacacaatcacacacaccttGTGTCCCTTCTTCAAAAtctcttatcactgttattttaatCCTCTTCCTCATAATAACTGCTATCAGATATTGCATACTTTCCATATTTACTTCAATCTGCTTGTTTTAATTAATTCTTTTTGTGACTTCCATTATAATAAgtcataataagaaaaaggaaatattcaaaaacaaatttggatttttttttctttcaagaatATGTTACTGAATAGactagaataataagaaaaaaaaaaataagacagtaCAAGAACTTTCATTTTcttatgataaagaaaagggaaatatgtaGTATAggtgtaaatgtaaaaaaaaaaaaaaagaaaaaaaaaagaaataaaaaaaatcttatatttgTCTTACCTTTCTGTCCAGTTGAGGCTACAATTTGTACACATACAATGGTGACAAATTAGAATATATGGCaggcttttctctttgtttcttcctttgtctttcttttccttttttttctttaaagacaACTGCCTTGTTCGGTTGTCGAGAAAAACGACTTTAGTTATGTATCTTCATTAAGCATGTagtctctcgctctttatttttctctttatctgcttttctctcattctctctctctctcgctctttttttttttctctttctctctctatctgcttttctctcactctctctttctctctctcgcttttttttttccctttctctctctatctgcttttctctcactctctctttctctctctcgctcttttttttctctctctctatctgcttttctctcactctctctttctctctctagtcttttttctctctctttctatctgcttttctctcactctctctctcgctcttttttttctctctctctatctgcttttttctcactctctctttctctctctcgctctttttttttctttctctctgcttttttctcactctctctctctctctctcgctcttttttttctctctctttctgcttttctctcactctctctttctctctctagtctttttttctctctctctatctgtttctctccttctctatctgtttctctctctctcttcttttctgcctctctgtctctctctgtctcccgctccccttcttctctccttccccgccccgccccccttcctctctccctcccttccaccgcccttttcttctcctttcttctctctctctctctccctccttttctgcctctctctgtctccccctccccttcttctctccttccctcccccccaccccccttcctctctccctccccttccccctcccttttcttctcctttcttctctctctctctctctccctccttttctgcctctctctgtctgtctgtctttcgcttcccttctgctctccctccctcccccacaccccttcctctctccctcccttccccctcctttcctctctccctccctcccccatcccccttcctcccttcctcccttcccctaccccttcccttccccttcccttttcttctcctttcttctctcctttcttctctctctctctctcccgcgcccatttcttctctcttctctctctctctctctctctctctcccacgcccatATCCCTCCGCGTGGGCGTCCGGACGATCCCTCCCGCCGCCCGATTCCTCGCGAGATGGGCTGATTATCGGGCCCAATTAGCGAGATTAATTACCCGCAATATCCGTTGATGATGACGAATCCGGACCTCGTGCAAAAACCGCCTCGGAGGCGTCGGGGCAAAACACGGGGCggcggaaggggggtgggtgggggggtggatgggggggggttggggggctccttgctgggggggggggtttcctggcaggggggagggggaagggggttccttgctgggggggggggtttcctggcaggggggcgggggggggagggggtttccttgagggggtgggtgggggggggcggagggttttttttttctttgcgggggtggggggggaggggagttccttgagggggtggagtggggggggggcggcggaggttttttttttctttgcgggggtggggtgggtggggggtccttgcgcgggggggggggatgcgggcCGCACCGCGGGCgggcaaccatttttttttttcctctggattttgtcttctttttttcgtgatttgcttatactcatacacaaacatacacacatacacacacacacacatacagacaaacacacatacacacaaacacacaagcacacacacacacacacacacacacacacacacacatacacacacacagacacacgcacacacacatacacacacacagacacacacacacacacatgcacaccgacacacacacacaaacatacacatacacacacacatacacacaaaacacacacacacacacacacacacacacatacacacacatacacacacacacgcacacacacatacacacacacacgcgcacacacacatacacacacacacacacacacacacacacacacacacacacacacatacacacacacacacacacacacatacgcacatacacacacatacacacacacacacacacatacactcacacgcacacacacacacacacaaacacgcatacacacacacacatacgcacacacacacacacacacacacacacacacacacacacatacacacacacacacacacacacatacacacacacacacacacacacacacacacacatacacacacacacacacacacacacacacacacacacacacacacacacacacacacacacacacacacacacacacacacacacacacacacacacacacatacacacacatacacacacacacacacacacacacacatacacacacacacacacacacacacatacacacacacacacacacatacacacacacatacacacaaacacacacacacacacacacacacacacatacacacacacacacacacacacttacacacacacacacacacacacacatacacacaaacacacactcacacacacacacatacacacacacacacacacacacacatacacacaaacacacacacacacacacacacaaacacacacacacacacacacacagacacacacacacaaacacacaaacacatagacacttacacacacacacacacacacttacacacacacacacacacacacacatacacacacacacacacacacatacacacacacaaacacacatacacacacacacatacatacacacacacacaaacacaaacacacactcacatacacgcagacacacacacacacacacatacacacaaacacccttacttacacacacacacacacacacaaacacccttacttacacacacacgcacacacacacaaacacccttacctacacacacgcacacacacacacacacacacacacacaaacacacacacacacataccctcaaacacacacacacacacatacacacacacacacacacacacacacatacacacacacacacaaacacacatacacacacacacatacgtacacacacacacaaacacaaacacacacacacacataccctcaaacacacacacacacacacacaaacacacacacacacacacttacacacacacgctcatgcaaacacacagacacacacacacacacacacacacacacacacacacacacacacacgcacacacacacacacacacacacacatacacacaaacacacacacacacacacacacacatacacacacatacacacacacacacacacacacacacacacacacacacacacacatacacacacatacacacacatacacacacacacacacacacacacacacacacacacacacacacacatatatatatatatatatatatatatatatatatatatacatatatatatatatacatatatgaatatatatatacatatatatatatatatatatgtatatatatacatatatatatatatgtatatatacatatacatatatatatatatatatatatatatatatatatatatatacatatacatatatatatatatatatatatatatatatatatatatatatatatatatatatatatatatatatatatatattgacacaggcacacacacatccacactacggtcttttctcttctctttccgttttaTCATTCCCTGTGCGAAAcctattttcttattcatcaaagaatataattttgctttttttccttctcatccacAGGCGAAGGTTTTAATTATCAGCTTTTGCCGCTTGGATTATCCCGCAGATGCCATCGGGGCAGATGCATCGCCAATTAAGAAACTGTCAAcgctttaagaatatatatatatatatatatatatatatatatatatatatatatatatatatatatatatatatatatatatgtgtgtgtgtgtgtgtgtgtgtgtgtgtgtgtgtgtgtgtaggtatacacacacacatatatctatatctatatttatatctatatctatatctatctatctatctatctatctatctatctatatatctatatctatctatcaatctatctatctatctatctgtctatctatctatctatatctatctatctatctatctatctatctatctatctatctatctatatatatatatatatatatatatatatatatatatatatatatatatatatatatatatatatatatatatacattcatattcttAAAACGTTGACAGTTTCTTAATTGGCGATACGTAttcctatacatatgtgtatatatctatgaatatatatgtgtatatatatatatgtctatatatatgcgtatatatgtatatatgtgcataaatacatacacacacacacatacacacacacacacacacacacacacacacacacacacacacacacacacacacacacacacacacacacacacacacacacacacacacaaacacacgtacacacaaacacacacacaaacaaacacacacacacataaaaataaatgtgtatacacacacacacacacgcacacacacacacacacacacacacacacacacacacacacacatatatatatatatatatgtatatatatatatatatatatatatatatatatatatatatatatatatatatgtatatgtatatatatatatatatatatatatatacaaatatatatatacatatatacatacacacacatacacacacatacacacacacacacacacagacacacagacatacagacacacacagtcacacacacacacacacacacacacacacacacacacactcacacacacacacacacacacacactcacacacacaaccacacgaaaacagacacacacacacagacagacacactcacacacacagacacacacacacacacccacacacacacacacacacacacacacacacacacacacacacacacacacaaacacacacacacagagacacacacacacacacacacacacacacacacacacacacacacacacacacacacacacacacacacacacacacgaacacacacacacacacgcaaacagacacacatacatatataaatatatatatatatatatatatatatatatatatatatatatatatatatatatatgtatgtatatatatacatacataaatatatatatatatatatatatatatatatatatatatgtataaatatatgtgtgtgtgtgtgtgtgtgtgtgtgtgtgtgtgtgtgtgtgtgtgtgtgtgtgtgtgtgtgtgtgtgtgtgtgtgtgtgtgtgtgtacatacatacacacacacacactcacatatatatatttatatatatatacatacatacatatatatatatatatatatatatatatatatatatatatatatatatttatatatatatatatataaattcatatacatacatacataaacccagatacatgcatgtgtgtaaccttgtgcttatgtatgtatgaatgcagaaAAAATctgaatacgtatacatatggtCGTAGAAAGTACAGATAACTTCATCTCTGTCAGTGTGTATGCAGGGTTACGCATACGTTTTTAAAGTGAagtgaagtgtatatatatatatatatatatatatatatatatatatatatatatatatatatatatatatatatatatatatatacacacacacacacacacacacacacacacacacacacacacacacacacacacacacacacacacacatatatatatatatatatatatatatatatatacatatatatatatatatatatatatatatatatatatatatatatatatatatatatatatatatatatatatatatatgtatatatatatatatatatatatatatatatatatatatatatatacatacatatatatatatatatatatatatatatatatatatatatatatatatatatatatatatatatatatatatatatatatatatatatatatgtatgtatgtatacacacacacacacacacacacacacacacacacacacacacacacacacacacacacacacacacacacaaacaaacaaacaaacaaacacacacacacataatattatgtgtatacacacacacacacacacacacacacacacacacacacacacacacgcatatatatatatatatatatatatatatatatatatatatataaatgtatctctctctctcactctctctctctctgtctctgtctctctctctctctctctctctctctctctctctctctctctctctctctttctctctctctctctctctctctctctctctctctctatatatatatatatatatatatatatatatatatatatatgtgtgtgtgtgtgtgtgtgtgtgtgtgtgtgtgtgtgtgtgtgtgtgtgtgtgtgtgtgtatatatatatatatatatatatatatatatatatatatatatatatatatatatatatgtatgcatatataaatatatatatataatatatatatatatatatataaatatatatataatatatatatatatatatatatatatatatatatatatatatatatatatatatacatatatatatatatacatatatacatacacacacatacacacacatacatacacatacatacacacacacacacacacactcacacacacacacagacacacacacagacacatacacatagacatacacacacacacacacacacacacagacacacacgcacacacacacacacatacacacacacacaaacacacacgtacacgcacacacatagacatacacacacacacacacacacacacacacacacacacacacacacacacacacacccacacacacatatatatatatatatatatatatatatatatatatatatatatatatatatatgtatatatatacatacatacatacatacatatatttatatatatatatatatatatatatatatatatatatatatatatatatatatatatatatatatatatatgtgtgtgtgtgtgtgtgtgtgtgtgtgtgtgtgtgtgtgtgtgtgtgtgtgtgtgtgtgtgtgtgtgtgtgtacatacacacacacacacacacatgtatatttatatatatatatatatatatatataataatatatatatatatatatatatatatatacatacatacatacacacacacacacacacacacacatatatatatatatatatatatatatatatatatatatatatatatatatatacataacatatatatatatatatatatatatatatatatatatatatatatatatatatatatatttatgaatacatatatatgaatacatatacatacatatataaacccagATACACGCATGTGTGTAACCTTGTgctcatgtatgtatgaatacagaaAAACctgaatacgtatacatatggtCGTAGAAATCGCAGATAACTTTATCTCTGTCAGTGTGTATGCTTGGGTTCGCCTCCGTTGAAAGTGAAACTGGGTGTGTCATTCCCGTAGAGTTAATCACCCGGCCCCGCGGCTGTGCTCCGCCATCTAATATTCTAAAAAAAGGTTGTGTTTCTCTCATTGTGTTCATATTCATAGTGGCgcga containing:
- the LOC138861090 gene encoding uncharacterized protein, whose product is MIIRVTKSLTGADTNWVAEPHPPFTSNRGGSSRGSSRGSSRGSSRGSSRGSSRGSSRGSSRGSSRGSSRGSSRGSSRGSSRGSSRGSSRGSSRGSSKGSSRGSSRGSSRGSSRGSSRGSSRGSSKGSSRGSSRGSSRGSSRGSSRGSSRGSSKGSSRGSSRGSSRGSSRGSSRGVPQGVPQGVPLGVPQGGSSRGSSRGSSRGSSKGSSRGSSRGSSRGSSRGSSRGSTRGVPQGVPQGVPLGVPQGGSSRGSSRGSSRGSSKGSSRGSSRGFLKGFLKGFLKGFLKGFLQAGPRSPLQLLMTVLVDLPQPRLPGSESSESNNLFNQKLQIQKLHTLYNVAEPSGSFGRLLVQQLWMFNNGIPNTNIKTAAGSRH